One window of the Colletotrichum lupini chromosome 9, complete sequence genome contains the following:
- a CDS encoding GMC oxidoreductase — translation MAKLRGFMIFLLISTIADANLATFCHSAVEPSLTSFSDDGYLQTLATTRAPQEPESAPAGKFLLEEKASQKQDDIALHQMWARQNLTPPVEATIQVTTVTVVRTVTVELASRTEVIWAPLQQTLTFINPTLVFETNIVTASQPRNIAVRDAADAIASGQTAISEISSTDTHYLEGAGFSSHRTPVRRQTPASINRVSVVTIEITTTIVASGTIVRTVTIFEPTFVSVTKTPTLTSTIFTTTTLPIKDGGSNSPAIAPSPPASHKVISSDGAQQTPSFVGLKSSSVTATTPKALEPTELSVVSNTIGAPESSRIRSEFDTPRSTFTSSSVLPSPSPVTNDGNSARVGPAASSSPSMRSTSTTAVPPFTETLLPPTERTARPSLSPGVIAGVAVGATFALTALILLFLCIRRQRSKRRRHLQLNEDDRYMTSAIAATAMMNRPTSNAVAYDRPCHMPRTEGSSGKSSEEEQVRIVIQPVPKKRSMSSVLSAIPKVWPRPPGYTGKAYSFSAGGSGETTPREPVGWSVESEYGSSGNLDASRSGGYQEAIASKGPAATHSRANDRCETELSTLHLVAYPEALPTDSYVALQNTVGMLHWHITGAGFLNKQASVLGQHTEQVKRTFDSIAEQYDFIVVGSGTSGLVVANRLSEDPEKTVLVVEYGDFANTINVTVPYFATYDQSARLYNVTSVPQTHLGNRTSRLRIGAVVGGGSTVNGMAWDRGSEADYDAWEALGNPGWGWATLFKYFQKSSTFAPPVGEYVEEYGYEWSENAYGDGPIQVGFPSWQWPESALMAQAWAQDIKAPTLKDGADGDNVGIAWLPQNSGGPNATRSTAETAYFNPVSARENLHLLIRHYGAAIRFEGNTTTGIVIGSRDGSETKFVESRNVVLAAGAVHTPQLLQLSGIGPQKLLKSLDIEVVVDLPGVGANFQDHPSIFMVYDCKLNSHFRTPVRKLMSLYKVANDTSINPTLMNNETFYNESWAEYEANRTGPHTHAWGNRVVFTSLQDLDPDNYQAIADAVTTQDPLQYLPEVYAENPALLEGFNRQREILSQRFRNPKAGVMEFTWGGAESVPVALQKPLSRGTITINSTNPDPGPSTPGAGGAQVDFNTLSNPIDTLLLLRAVAKARAFMASPSVETLAAVEILPGPGVTSDAEIETLMRESWLSSSLDHPVGTAAMMPRDLGGVVDSGLRVYGVEGLWVVDASVMPMLPAAHTQATVYAVAEYAADLIKGVGK, via the exons ATGGCGAAGCTTCGCGGCTTCATGATCTTTCTTTTGATATCAACCATCGCCGACGCAAATCTCGCCACGTTCTGTCACTCTGCTGTCGAGCCATCGTTGACCTCATTCTCGGACGACGGATACTTGCAGACTCTGGCAACGACTCGAGCTCCCCAGGAGCCTGAGAGCGCTCCGGCCGGGAAATTCCTGCTAGAAGAGAAGGCCAGCCAGAAGCAGGATGATATAGCCCTTCACCAGATGTGGGCGAGACAGAACCTCAC ACCACCCGTTGAAGCGACAATTCAAGTCACCACCGTCACTGTTGTCCGAACGGTGACTGTCGAGCTTGCTAGCCGAACCGAAGTGATCTGGGCGCCTCTTCAGCAGACCTTGACTTTCATCAATCCCACCCTGGTCTTCGAGACGAATATCGTTACCGCGTCGCAACCTCGAAATATTGCAGTGAGAGACGCGGCAGACGCCATCGCATCGGGTCAAACGGCGATTTCCGAAATATCCTCGACCGACACGCACTATCTTGAAGGTGCTGGCTTCTCATCGCACCGGACTCCTGTTCGGAGGCAGACCCCAGCTTCAATCAATAGGGTTTCCGTAGTCACCATCGAGATCACGACCACAATAGTGGCGAGCGGCACCATCGTCCGCACTGTCACCATCTTCGAACCTACATTCGTTTCTGTGACGAAGACGCCTACTCTGACGTCGACGATCTTTACAACCACGACCCTTCCCATTAAGGATGGAGGTTCCAACTCACCTGCGATCGCACCATCTCCACCGGCTAGCCACAAGGTCATTTCCAGCGATGGCGCTCAGCAGACTCCATCGTTTGTAGGCCTCAAATCTTCTTCTGTCACGGCAACGACGCCAAAAGCCCTTGAACCCACAGAGCTTTCGGTCGTCTCCAACACTATAGGCGCACCCGAGAGCAGTCGCATCCGCTCAGAATTCGATACTCCTCGCAGTACCTTTACATCATCCTCAGTACTTCCGAGTCCATCACCTGTGACCAATGACGGTAACTCAGCGAGGGTTGGGCCCGCAGCGAGCAGTAGTCCCTCTATGAGATCAACTTCGACGACGGCTGTTCCACCCTTTACGGAAACTCTTCTTCCTCCAACTGAGCGCACTGCCAGGCCATCGTTGAGTCCTGGAGTAATCGCAGGCGTCGCTGTAGGCGCAACCTTTGCTCTCACAGCTCTGATCCTGCTATTCCTCTGCATACGTCGACAAAGGTCCAAACGCAGGCGACATCTTCAGTTGAACGAAGACGACCGTTACATGACATCTGCCATAGCTGCTACCGCTATGATGAATCGGCCGACATCTAACGCTGTAGCCTACGATCGACCTTGTCATATGCCGCGAACCGAAGGCAGCAGTGGCAAAAGTTCCGAAGAAGAGCAGGTGCGAATTGTCATTCAGCCCGTCCCCAAGAAAAGAAGCATGAGCAGCGTGCTCTCGGCCATACCAAAGGTTTGGCCTCGACCACCGGGATATACCGGCAAGGCATACAGCTTTTCTGCAGGCGGGAGCGGCGAAACGACTCCAAGGGAGCCGGTAGGATGGAGCGTTGAGAGCGAGTATGGAAGCTCGGGCAATCTGGATGCATCGCGAAGTGGAGGTTATCAGGAAGCCATTGCCTCGAAAGGGCCGGCAGCAACCCACTCCAGAGCAAATGACAGATGCGAGACGG AACTCAGCACACTGCATCTAGTAGCCTATCCCGAGGCCCTGCCCACCGATTCGTATGTCGCACTGCAGAATACAGTTGGGATGTTGCATTGGCACATCACCGGTGCGGGGTTCTTAAATAAGCAAG CTTCAGTGCTAGGACAACATACTGAGCAGGTCAAGAGAACTTTCGACTCAATCGCTGAGCAGTATGACTTTATCGTAGTTGGGAGCGGAACAAGCGGCCTGGTCGTGGCCAACAGACTGAGCGAAGATCCCGAAA AAACGGTATTAGTCGTCGAATACGGAGACTTTGCCAACACAATCAACGTCACCGTGCCCTACTTTGCAACATACGACCAGTCGGCGCGCCTCTACAACGTGACGTCGGTCCCTCAAACCCATCTTGGTAATCGAACATCTCGCCTTCGTATCGGTGCTGTGGTTGGCGGAGGCTCCACCGTCAACGGAATGGCTTGGGACCGTGGCTCTGAAGCCGACTATGATGCGTGGGAGGCCCTTGGGAACCCCGGTTGGGGCTGGGCGACCCTTTTCAAATATTTCCAAAAGTCGTCTACGTTCGCGCCGCCTGTGGGTGAGTATGTCGAGGAGTACGGGTACGAATGGAGCGAGAATGCGTATGGCGATGGTCCCATTCAGGTCGGGTTTCCTTCGTGGCAGTGGCCAGAGTCTG CTCTCATGGCACAAGCATGGGCTCAGGACATCAAAGCGCCCACGTTGAAAGACGGTGCCGACGGTGACAACGTCGGCATTGCATGGCTCCCGCAGAACTCTGGCGGTCCGAACGCGACTCGATCAACCGCTGAGACTGCGTACTTCAATCCAGTCAGCGCCCGCGAGAATCTACATCTGCTTATACGTCACTACGGTGCAGCGATAAGATTTGAGGGCAACACAACAACCGGCATAGTGATTGGCAGCCGTGATGGCTCCGAGACCAAGTTCGTGGAGTCTCGGAACGTGGTGCTCGCCGCGGGCGCAGTCCACACCCCTCAACTACTCCAATTGAGTGGCATTGGGCCTCAGAAGCTGTTGAAGTCATTGGATATTGAGGTTGTGGTTGATTTACCAGGTGTTGGTGCGAACTTCCAGGACCATCCTTCCATCTTCATGGTCTACGATTGTAAGTTGAACAGCCACTTTAGAACTCCTGTCAGAAAGCTCATGTCTCTTTACAAAGTTGCAAACGACACATCTATCAATCCCACCCTCATGAACAACGAAACCTTCTACAACGAGTCCTGGGCAGAGTACGAAGCCAACAGAACCGggccacacacacacgcctGGGGAAACCGCGTCGTCTTCACATCCCTCCAAGACCTCGATCCAGACAACTACCAAGCCATCGCAGACGCCGTCACAACCCAAGACCCGCTGCAATATCTTCCTGAAGTCTACGCCGAGAACCCGGCACTCCTCGAGGGCTTCAACCGCCAGCGTGAGATCCTGAGCCAGAGATTCCGCAATCCAAAGGCAGGCGTCATGGAATTTACCTGGGGCGGCGCGGAATCCGTCCCCGTAGCCCTCCAGAAACCCCTCTCGCGCGGCACAATCACCATCAACAGCACGAACCCGGACCCCGGACCCTCCACCCCAGGCGCCGGCGGCGCACAAGTCGACTTCAACACCCTCTCGAACCCAATCGacaccctcctcctcctccgcgcCGTCGCCAAAGCCCGCGCCTTCATGGCGAGTCCCAGCGTCGAGACGCTCGCCGCGGTGGAGATCCTCCCGGGCCCGGGCGTCACCAGCGACGCTGAGATTGAGACCCTCATGCGGGAGTCGTGGCTGTCTTCGAGCCTCGATCACCCGGTCGGCACGGCGGCGATGATGCCGCGGGATCTGGGGGGCGTTGTGGATAGTGGGCTGAGGGTGTATGGCGTTGAGGGGTTGTGGGTTGTGGATGCGAGCGTTATGCCGATGTTGCCTGCGGCGCATACGCAGGCCACCGTGTATGCTGTTGCGGAGTATGCGGCTGATCTTATCAAGGGTGTTGGGAAGTGA